A DNA window from Salvelinus namaycush isolate Seneca chromosome 30, SaNama_1.0, whole genome shotgun sequence contains the following coding sequences:
- the LOC120025240 gene encoding wee1-like protein kinase 1-A: MSFSCRMFIGTSPKMGPIRQRLDFNQSDGEDDCNNSIGAESSLAEMDSPVPSPRQNSYLNQDVCNSTMKTATAEDQVEHWDEEGFGCLFPLKSPGTDLMKGSHSPRKGARPYYNNSSPEFHYNQEDGSSPIRGCPDTPPHKTFRKLRLFDVPHTPKSLLSRARAVAIGSTVCRVGVGVNMNGESTGRPHTDSRSRPAPMININPFTPDSLLIQRATLQRNNRKRSQRNDSCGEDMEASDAECEEDIIPPSKRMTLLDSNMMSRYATEFHELEKIGSGEFGSVFKCVKRLDGCIYAIKRSKKPLAGSVDEQNALREVYAHAVLGQHPHVVRYYSAWSEDDHMLIQNEYCNGGTLADVVTENYRTMRFFSELDLKDLLLQVARGLKYIHSTSLVHMDIKPSNIFLSRRTVVCVDQFDDDEGPNTNVVYKIGDLGHVTRMDNPQVEEGDSRYLANEVLQEEYRNLTRADIFSLALTVISASGAEPLPTNGDKWHDIRQGKLPAIPQVLSQEFPSLLKLMIHPDPASRPSASSLTKHPVLLTASRMSADQLRVELNAEKFKNALLQKELKKAQQAKVAAEEKVLISDRVLTRSTLQSSRSSRLIGKKMNRSVSLTIY; the protein is encoded by the exons ATGAGTTTCAGTTGCCGAATGTTCATCGGTACGTCCCCGAAGATGGGACCTATTCGACAGAGACTAGACTTTAACCAGAGTGACGGAGAGGACGATTGCAACAACAGCATTGGAGCCGAGTCGAGTCTCGCCGAAATGGACTCTCCAGTGCCATCGCCGAGACAGAACTCCTACTTAAATCAAGACGTCTGTAACAGCACCATGAAGACCGCTACCGCGGAGGATCAAGTTGAACATTGGGATGAGGAGGGATTTGGATGTCTTTTCCCCCTAAAATCCCCAGGGACTGACTTGATGAAGGGGTCACATTCTCCGAGAAAAGGGGCCCGGCCCTACTATAACAATTCGTCCCCGGAATTTCACTACAATCAGGAGGACGGGAGCTCTCCCATTCGCGGTTGTCCCGACACACCGCCCCATAAAACCTTCAGAAAACTCCGGCTATTTGATGTCCCCCACACACCTAAG AGTCTGTTGTCCAGAGCCAGGGCAGTGGCCATAGGATCCACAGTCTGCCGGGTAGGAGTAGGTGTCAACATGAATGGGGAGTCAACAGGAAgaccacacacagacagcaggAGTAGACCGGCACCCATGATCAACATCAATCCATTCACCCCTGACTCATTACTGATCCAGAGAGCAACGTTACAAAGGAACAACCGAAAGAGATCACAGAGGAATGA CTCATGTGGAGAGGACATGGAAGCCAGTGATGCGGAGTGTGAAGAGGACATCATTCCACCATCAAAG AGAATGACTCTTCTGGATAGCAACATGATGTCAAGATATGCCACAGAGTTTCATGAGCTGGAGAAGATAGGATCTGGGGAGTTTGGCTCTGTCTTCAAATGTGTGAAAAGACTCGATGGCTGCATCTATGCCATCAAACGTTCAAAGAAGCCCCTCGCTGGATCTGTAGACGA ACAGAATGCACTCCGGGAGGTGTACGCCCACGCGGTCTTGGGACAGCACCCCCATGTGGTGAGGTACTACTCTGCCTGGTCAGAGGACGACCACATGCTCATACAGAATGAGTACTGTAACGGCGGCACACTGGCAGACGTGGTTACAGAGAACTACAGAACCATGCGCTTCTTCTCTGAGCTGGACCTCAAGGACCTTCTCCTTCAGGTGGCCCGTGGACTGAAGTACATTCACTCCACCTCTCTGGTTCACATGGACATCAAGCCAA GCAACATCTTCTTATCCCGGAGGACTGTGGTGTGTGTCGATCAATTTGACGATGATGAAGGACCAAATACAAATGTTGTTTACAAAATAG GTGATCTTGGCCATGTGACCAGAATGGACAATCCTCAAGTTGAAGAAGGGGACAGCAGGTACCTGGCCAATGAAGTCTTACAAGAG GAGTACAGAAACCTCACCAGGGCAGATATTTTTTCCCTAGCACTGACTGTGATCAGTGCCTCAGGAGCTGAACCACTCCCAACTAATGGTGACAAGTGGCATGACATCAGACAAGGAAAACTACCTGCGATACCTCAAGTCCTCTCACAGGAATTCCCAAGTTTACTGAAG TTGATGATCCACCCTGACCCTGCCAGTAGGCCGTCTGCCTCTTCCCTCACCAAGCACCCCGTCCTCCTCACTGCCTCCCGCATGAGCGCTGACCAGCTCCGTGTGGAACTCAACGCAGAGAAGTTCAAAAATGCACTACTGCAGAA GGAGCTGAAGAAGGCCCAGCAGGCCAAAGTAGCCGCAGAGGAGAAGGTTCTGATCTCTGATAGGGTCCTGACGCGCTCCACCCTCCAGTCCAGCAGGAGCTCCAGGCTCATCGGCAAGAAGATGAACCGCTCAGTCAGCCTGACCATCTACTGA